A section of the Nitrososphaerota archaeon genome encodes:
- a CDS encoding NUDIX hydrolase translates to MGLYVEILRHMSILLKRTFITVDIIIQRSDNSIVLVKRAFEPHKGEWALPGGFLKFGGTIEDTADREAKEETGLDIKIERVVRVSSDPKRDPRGHVISIVLLAREVGGELRAGSDAMEVKSFKQVPDRLAFDHYETLRSSEFAR, encoded by the coding sequence TTGGGGCTATACGTAGAGATATTAAGACACATGTCTATTCTGTTAAAAAGGACATTCATTACTGTAGATATAATTATCCAGAGAAGCGACAATTCTATAGTGTTAGTAAAACGAGCTTTTGAACCCCACAAAGGTGAATGGGCTCTCCCAGGTGGTTTCCTGAAATTTGGCGGAACCATAGAAGACACTGCAGATCGGGAAGCAAAGGAAGAAACTGGTCTTGACATCAAGATAGAAAGAGTAGTTAGAGTTTCTTCCGATCCTAAAAGAGATCCACGAGGGCATGTCATCTCAATAGTTCTTCTGGCTAGAGAAGTGGGCGGTGAACTGAGAGCCGGTTCGGATGCGATGGAAGTTAAGAGCTTTAAGCAAGTTCCCGATAGGCTTGCTTTCGACCACTATGAAACACTGCGCAGCTCGGAATTTGCTAGGTAA
- a CDS encoding metallophosphoesterase — protein sequence MLLVQISDIHCGPQFRKAVFEEAVKEINALKPDGVLVTGDLTEDGLVKEYQQAYQVLEQIEAKKIVLCSGNHDYRSTGYYLYRHYFRPKPIVEIGDTVFVTIGTARPERNDGEVGYRQIMWLKETLDKYENKRKIVAMHHHALPVPDTGTDRIVLVDAGDLLRVLNRSKVDVVFCGHRHRPWIWRLEDFSVINAGTLSSERTRGFFVNSYNIVELLDDEVKADLKVVGGKRFPLQNVLEHEYLHLPPKK from the coding sequence ATGCTTCTGGTTCAGATATCGGATATCCACTGCGGCCCTCAGTTCCGGAAAGCTGTCTTCGAAGAAGCGGTAAAAGAGATTAACGCGTTGAAACCTGACGGCGTACTCGTCACCGGCGACCTGACTGAGGATGGGCTGGTCAAAGAGTATCAGCAAGCCTACCAGGTTCTTGAGCAGATAGAGGCAAAGAAAATAGTTCTCTGCAGCGGAAACCACGATTACCGCTCAACCGGCTACTACCTCTACCGCCACTATTTCCGGCCTAAGCCGATTGTCGAGATCGGCGACACCGTATTCGTAACCATCGGCACAGCGAGACCTGAGCGAAACGACGGTGAAGTAGGCTACCGCCAAATAATGTGGCTTAAAGAAACCCTCGACAAATACGAGAACAAGCGGAAAATAGTTGCCATGCATCACCACGCCCTGCCTGTTCCAGACACCGGCACCGACCGCATAGTATTGGTAGATGCAGGCGACCTGCTAAGAGTCCTCAACCGCTCAAAGGTGGACGTAGTGTTCTGCGGCCACCGACATCGACCTTGGATATGGCGGCTCGAAGACTTTAGCGTAATCAACGCCGGCACACTATCATCGGAGCGGACTCGCGGCTTCTTCGTGAACAGCTACAACATAGTTGAGCTCCTAGATGATGAGGTTAAAGCTGATCTAAAGGTGGTTGGCGGAAAAAGGTTCCCGCTCCAAAACGTCTTGGAGCATGAGTATCTTCACCTTCCCCCGAAGAAGTAG
- the porA gene encoding pyruvate ferredoxin oxidoreductase — protein sequence MALNGAEAIAEAMRQINPDVVASYPITPQTIIVERFSEFVADGLVDTEFVAAESEHSALSASIGAAAAGGRSMTATSSQGFALMWEMLYIAAAMRLPIVMAVANRALSGPINIHCDHSDSMGGRDSGWIQLYSENVQEAYDNTVLAVKIAERQNVRLPVMVCMDGFTTSHAVERVDVLDDDVVKKFVGEYHIDHPLLDVNQPVSYGPLALPEYYFELKMQQIDAMTNAKPVIEQVSRAYGSISGRSYGLVEPYNMEKAERAIVILGSTAGTAKSLLDDLNDPRLGLLKIRAFRPFPAAEIAANLRKCKAVAVLDRAASYGSIGGPVFSEVRAALYDESKRPQIVSYIYGLGGRDTTTDMLKTVYDDLDTIAKTGKPDPVQRFLGLRED from the coding sequence ATGGCTCTAAACGGAGCCGAAGCTATCGCCGAAGCTATGAGACAGATAAACCCAGACGTAGTCGCATCATATCCAATCACCCCTCAAACCATCATCGTTGAACGATTCTCAGAGTTCGTCGCCGACGGTCTCGTAGACACAGAGTTCGTAGCCGCTGAAAGCGAGCACTCCGCGCTAAGCGCGTCGATCGGCGCAGCTGCTGCAGGAGGCAGATCAATGACCGCCACCTCATCACAGGGTTTCGCGTTGATGTGGGAGATGCTTTACATCGCGGCCGCCATGCGGCTACCTATAGTGATGGCTGTAGCGAACCGCGCCTTAAGCGGACCAATCAACATTCACTGCGATCACAGTGACTCGATGGGTGGACGGGACTCCGGGTGGATACAGCTTTACTCTGAAAACGTGCAGGAAGCCTATGACAACACTGTCCTAGCTGTAAAGATTGCAGAGCGTCAAAACGTAAGGCTACCGGTGATGGTCTGCATGGACGGCTTCACAACCAGCCACGCAGTTGAACGAGTCGATGTGCTGGACGACGATGTTGTCAAGAAGTTTGTAGGCGAATACCATATAGATCATCCGCTTCTTGATGTTAATCAACCAGTCTCATACGGCCCACTGGCTCTCCCAGAGTACTACTTCGAACTTAAGATGCAGCAGATTGACGCGATGACAAACGCTAAACCCGTCATAGAACAGGTGAGTCGAGCATACGGCTCGATCAGCGGCCGCAGCTACGGTCTCGTTGAGCCCTATAACATGGAGAAGGCTGAGCGAGCGATTGTGATACTTGGATCAACAGCAGGCACCGCGAAGAGTCTACTCGACGATCTTAATGACCCTCGGTTAGGGCTTCTCAAAATCAGGGCGTTCAGACCCTTCCCTGCGGCAGAGATAGCTGCTAACCTGAGGAAATGCAAAGCTGTCGCAGTGCTAGACCGCGCCGCCTCATACGGAAGCATCGGAGGCCCTGTCTTCTCAGAAGTCAGAGCAGCCCTCTACGATGAATCTAAGCGGCCCCAAATCGTCAGCTACATCTACGGTCTAGGTGGACGCGACACAACAACCGACATGTTGAAGACCGTCTACGATGACCTAGACACCATCGCGAAAACAGGCAAACCCGACCCTGTGCAAAGGTTCCTCGGGCTAAGGGAGGATTAA
- a CDS encoding alpha/beta hydrolase encodes MDRKSFTPSDSATISAGVDPLLGVPLDQKGGVAYANDSSQPNCFQWSPFSAEAFTTLQEGIPPGNSQYKLYFLVNFDYFQGHVNFTSSGAPSSISIAFNPSSLYVPSGSSFTNTPVILTISTPPTFSGSFNMLLAMNSSDGNSYENVCAFRNITQTIPVRVGKPHTQVTVITENGYTGLLADNIATLNVNLKATDGDTGKAVPNLVINVDVQGYLQRVDSHALRLKKPADLATYHSTVTTNETGFALIIIGPWDTPLVNPVNTNPIRPDPSNMNMFRYESIEITIEWQQLQSLTYSSITQEFKVYQPPVLLVHGTCSDSTTWNSEPGFPGTLDTRVDFVKSLAAYGILARTTDYSSGFQSTDDITNQWTVIQKNMTQMTRDLANQHIKGQRFDIIAHSLGGLVTRYYTQQDPNERVNKLIFLGTTNNGFYEWSSLLANFSPIAHAIANLFDNKFLGCLTGNAPIIREQNPEDQTAPNLGTTLAAINAWGPAGTQGNGLNPQVRYYAIMGNSSMAGRGGGDDDGLVKHGSTTLNGSIVGYYVPGNHIDLTGSQDVVNVAVPLLLGNPVPPQYSHAPASSPKYVLYMLAGTGQVYYGLASQASQTIQELSYIPVTLGQLLVLPVGSSASLTLPSGTRIQVGQGLFLGSQSQSTVAELGGLGTNSRTNVMLYKGDVGVVVPASNPVSVFVPNQLSEIRDDGAAFAVSVWDNASYSVTVLEGNVTLRYMDGSSALTVGPLNQVFVSPVGVASPLNMIKSNWAQEASLIDYFRYQNLTVNCQEFFNSSACAPVSLHRPTVRAYDSKGLAYIGQAVSCDDLQTNLTRTKLMVFSARVMASGNSKGQNVPLIISAPNSCVSQLNQLINNIGIAQNTHVWYLVTGNLVRPSIISTTSTTTLSTSRTATTTITSSTTRSTTVTSSDTGSQTTTQVTPSSTDAQSQQTPRLEHIATGVGIAVAILAAGLVIRMKRK; translated from the coding sequence ATGGACCGGAAGAGCTTCACGCCTAGTGACTCAGCTACGATATCGGCTGGGGTTGACCCTCTCCTCGGGGTGCCCCTAGATCAGAAGGGGGGTGTTGCTTATGCGAATGACAGTTCTCAGCCTAATTGTTTCCAATGGTCTCCTTTCTCAGCTGAGGCATTTACGACTCTGCAGGAAGGCATTCCGCCTGGAAACTCGCAATACAAACTCTACTTTCTCGTAAACTTTGATTATTTCCAAGGTCACGTCAACTTCACTTCGTCTGGGGCGCCATCCTCAATTTCAATAGCGTTTAATCCAAGTAGTCTCTATGTACCCTCAGGTTCAAGTTTCACAAACACGCCAGTTATCCTAACAATTTCAACACCTCCAACATTCTCAGGCTCATTCAACATGCTCTTGGCGATGAATTCCTCTGATGGAAATTCATACGAAAACGTCTGTGCTTTTCGTAACATCACTCAAACCATACCTGTAAGGGTCGGAAAGCCCCACACGCAGGTTACTGTTATAACAGAGAACGGTTACACTGGCTTGCTTGCCGATAATATTGCGACGTTAAACGTCAACCTGAAAGCAACAGATGGAGACACCGGCAAGGCAGTGCCAAACTTGGTGATAAACGTCGATGTACAAGGCTACCTGCAGCGAGTTGACAGTCATGCGCTTAGACTGAAAAAGCCAGCCGATTTGGCTACCTATCATTCAACCGTAACAACCAACGAAACAGGCTTTGCACTGATCATAATCGGACCTTGGGACACTCCACTAGTCAATCCTGTAAACACGAATCCAATACGTCCAGATCCGAGTAACATGAATATGTTCAGGTACGAAAGCATTGAAATAACTATTGAATGGCAACAATTACAATCCTTAACTTACTCGAGCATCACTCAAGAATTCAAAGTCTATCAACCGCCAGTATTACTGGTGCACGGAACATGCTCCGATTCAACTACATGGAACAGCGAACCAGGATTCCCGGGGACCTTAGATACGAGGGTCGACTTCGTCAAGAGCTTAGCGGCTTACGGCATCTTGGCCAGAACCACCGATTACAGCAGCGGATTCCAGAGTACTGACGACATAACGAACCAGTGGACTGTGATCCAGAAGAACATGACGCAAATGACCCGGGACTTGGCTAACCAACATATCAAGGGACAACGATTCGACATTATAGCTCACAGTCTAGGCGGACTGGTGACTAGATATTACACGCAGCAGGATCCGAACGAGAGAGTCAACAAGCTGATATTTCTTGGTACAACGAACAACGGATTTTATGAATGGTCTTCCCTCCTCGCCAATTTCTCGCCGATAGCACATGCAATCGCCAATCTTTTTGACAACAAATTTCTGGGCTGCTTAACAGGAAATGCGCCGATTATCCGAGAGCAAAATCCAGAGGATCAGACCGCGCCAAACCTAGGCACAACCCTGGCAGCGATCAACGCATGGGGCCCAGCAGGGACACAAGGTAATGGTCTAAACCCTCAAGTTAGATATTACGCGATAATGGGTAACAGCAGTATGGCGGGTAGGGGCGGCGGAGATGACGATGGTCTAGTCAAGCATGGATCCACCACTCTGAATGGTTCAATTGTCGGCTATTACGTCCCGGGAAATCATATTGATCTGACCGGCAGTCAAGACGTCGTGAATGTAGCCGTGCCTCTCTTGCTCGGGAACCCCGTGCCTCCTCAATATTCACATGCCCCTGCGTCTTCACCGAAATATGTGCTCTATATGTTGGCAGGGACGGGCCAAGTTTACTATGGTCTTGCAAGCCAAGCCTCCCAGACAATTCAGGAGCTATCCTATATTCCGGTGACCCTAGGCCAGTTGCTCGTACTACCGGTCGGCTCATCCGCCTCGCTCACTTTGCCAAGTGGAACTAGAATCCAAGTCGGACAGGGGCTTTTTCTGGGGAGTCAATCTCAAAGTACAGTCGCGGAGCTCGGCGGCCTAGGGACCAATAGTCGCACTAACGTCATGCTATACAAGGGTGATGTGGGGGTTGTCGTTCCAGCCAGCAATCCCGTATCAGTTTTTGTGCCGAACCAGCTCTCAGAGATAAGAGATGATGGCGCCGCATTTGCGGTTTCCGTTTGGGATAATGCTAGCTACAGCGTCACTGTTCTTGAAGGTAACGTTACCCTGCGATACATGGATGGTTCCTCCGCGCTGACTGTAGGGCCGCTCAACCAAGTATTTGTGAGCCCAGTTGGTGTGGCTTCTCCCTTGAATATGATAAAGTCAAACTGGGCACAGGAAGCTTCGCTAATTGACTACTTCAGATACCAAAACCTTACTGTCAATTGCCAAGAGTTCTTCAACTCTTCAGCATGCGCTCCAGTGAGCCTACACCGACCAACCGTCAGGGCTTACGATAGCAAAGGTCTGGCCTACATCGGACAAGCGGTTTCCTGTGACGATCTGCAGACAAATCTGACGAGAACCAAGCTTATGGTTTTCTCTGCAAGAGTGATGGCATCGGGAAACTCAAAGGGGCAAAACGTTCCCTTAATCATCTCGGCCCCTAACTCCTGCGTAAGTCAGCTAAACCAACTCATCAATAATATTGGAATCGCGCAAAATACGCATGTATGGTATCTTGTAACGGGCAATCTGGTTCGACCAAGCATCATATCCACAACATCTACTACAACGCTGTCAACGTCGAGAACAGCTACAACCACCATCACTTCGAGCACAACTCGAAGCACGACCGTTACGTCTTCGGATACCGGCTCACAGACCACAACACAAGTCACACCATCTTCAACGGATGCACAGTCTCAGCAAACACCTCGTCTCGAACACATTGCCACTGGAGTTGGAATTGCAGTAGCCATTCTAGCCGCAGGACTAGTTATTCGCATGAAACGTAAATGA
- a CDS encoding CBS domain-containing protein, with product MTEWDKVTKWMHAKTEVPDSLTIRKIAEIMVKRGIGSVIVVSSDEESAMLTERDIMSKVVAKGLDPGETFARDVATKPLVTIREDATVWEAAELMSKRHIRRLPVVNTEGAIIGLITTRSVSDALPVISRFPETGALMDSLRRMTHHV from the coding sequence TTGACCGAATGGGATAAAGTAACGAAATGGATGCATGCAAAGACCGAGGTTCCGGACTCCCTTACAATCCGGAAGATCGCGGAAATAATGGTGAAACGTGGAATAGGCTCTGTCATCGTTGTTTCAAGTGACGAAGAGTCAGCTATGCTGACTGAACGCGACATCATGAGCAAGGTTGTAGCTAAAGGACTCGATCCTGGAGAGACATTTGCTCGAGACGTTGCAACGAAGCCTCTGGTGACTATCCGAGAAGATGCGACGGTCTGGGAGGCAGCTGAGCTGATGTCGAAGCGCCATATTCGCCGGCTCCCAGTTGTCAACACCGAGGGCGCAATAATAGGTTTGATCACTACGCGATCAGTCAGCGATGCGTTGCCGGTGATCAGCAGGTTCCCAGAGACTGGAGCATTAATGGACTCGCTTAGACGAATGACGCATCACGTGTAA
- a CDS encoding thiamine pyrophosphate-dependent enzyme, whose amino-acid sequence MKLRDIAGSTEHLTCGHRLCTGCAEPIIVRQVLHAAENPVVVANATGCLEVATTIYPYTAWKVPWIHSAFENTAATISGVESAYRALKRKGKIDKKINFIAFAGDGGTYDIGLQSLSGALERGHAFLYVCLDNEAYMNTGIQRSSSTPRGSWTTTTPVGEKLVGKPEYKKDITEIVAAHGIPYVAQTAPSHWMDLMTKVKKALKVEGPTFINVASPCPRGWRSEPEESMRLSRLAVETCYWPLYEIENGVWKINLKPKKKPIEEYLAPQKRFAHLLKPQNKHIVDDLQRRVDERWEVLQWKAEVSQQRSQQKQPPQTPASQT is encoded by the coding sequence ATGAAGCTAAGAGACATCGCCGGATCAACAGAACACCTGACATGCGGACACCGGTTATGCACCGGCTGCGCCGAGCCTATAATTGTCAGACAGGTTCTGCACGCTGCTGAGAACCCAGTCGTAGTCGCGAATGCGACAGGTTGCCTTGAGGTGGCTACAACTATCTACCCATACACCGCTTGGAAGGTTCCGTGGATTCATAGCGCCTTCGAAAACACTGCGGCAACCATCAGTGGAGTCGAGTCTGCTTACCGCGCCTTGAAGCGAAAAGGAAAGATCGATAAGAAGATCAACTTCATCGCCTTCGCAGGCGACGGCGGCACCTACGACATTGGGTTACAGTCACTCTCAGGAGCGTTGGAGCGAGGTCACGCCTTCCTATACGTCTGCCTTGACAACGAAGCCTACATGAACACCGGTATCCAGCGTTCAAGCTCCACTCCAAGAGGCTCCTGGACAACAACCACCCCTGTGGGTGAGAAGCTTGTTGGAAAACCTGAGTACAAGAAAGATATCACCGAAATAGTCGCCGCCCACGGCATCCCGTATGTAGCGCAGACAGCTCCGAGCCACTGGATGGATCTGATGACCAAGGTCAAGAAGGCCTTGAAGGTCGAGGGACCAACCTTCATCAACGTAGCATCCCCATGCCCAAGAGGCTGGAGAAGCGAGCCGGAGGAGAGCATGCGGCTGTCTCGTCTAGCTGTAGAAACCTGCTACTGGCCGCTCTACGAGATTGAGAACGGTGTCTGGAAGATTAACCTGAAGCCCAAGAAGAAGCCGATTGAAGAGTATCTGGCGCCTCAGAAAAGATTCGCTCACCTGCTCAAGCCTCAAAACAAGCACATCGTCGATGATCTGCAACGAAGAGTCGATGAGCGGTGGGAGGTCTTACAGTGGAAGGCCGAGGTGTCGCAGCAGAGGTCTCAGCAAAAACAACCGCCGCAAACCCCCGCTAGCCAGACTTAA
- the cdhA gene encoding CO dehydrogenase/acetyl-CoA synthase complex subunit alpha: protein MATKISIKELDSQFAKIRGLDLVIGKIVEAGEEWSEPVGPTPYPDITALRSWDQRLLARYPPFYSPLSDFCEFCTYGKCDLTAGKQGACGIDMATHQGKWSLLTCVMGAAAHATHAHHIVEYLIKKYGEDHPIDVGSEIGVEAPLIRLIAGIKPKKLGDLKEVLTYLDNQVTQLTSATATGQEQAPVDYESKALHAGMLDNLALEVADIAQISALGLPKGNSDTPLVEIGMGAIDKSKPVVLCIGHNVAPGSEVINYLEDKGVYGSVEVAGICCTAHDLTRYSKNAKIVGPISRQLMFVRSGIADILIIDQECVRADVVDEARSVGTRIIATSDQVCAGLPDLTEKTPDEIVKALLTDTPAVLVRNPVKVGEVAARAAIEAAPQRKSEKGLKDEQVLANTSRCSLCRECTENCPINLDIGYAVNAAKKSNLEPLQKIFLECIGCGRCDEACPQSIPVLSTINAAASAKIREEKFTIRVGRGPIRDTEIRNVGRPIVMGEIPGVIAFAGCSNYPGGNEDLAKMADEFAKRRYIIVASGCAASDLARYRDENGQTLYEKYPGDFDAGCIVNTGSCVSNAHPIGAVIKIASIFAKRNLRGNFEEISDYILNRIGAVAIVWGSQHQKAMAIATGANRLGIPVILGPQGVKHRRAYLGRSEDDEKWSVLNARDGKKVYGGPAPEHLLYVAETIEETMVMAARLVMRPNDTAKGRMIKLSNYINLHKQLYGTMPDDVQRFVRAETDIPITMKEDVIPVLEERGWKPIEIPDPTLLDRMVLRRE from the coding sequence TTGGCCACCAAAATCTCGATTAAAGAACTGGACTCCCAGTTCGCCAAGATCCGGGGACTCGACCTCGTAATCGGAAAAATTGTTGAAGCAGGTGAAGAGTGGAGCGAGCCTGTTGGTCCAACGCCCTACCCCGACATAACCGCTCTCAGAAGTTGGGATCAACGCCTGCTCGCACGTTACCCGCCGTTCTACTCACCGCTCAGCGACTTTTGCGAGTTCTGCACCTACGGAAAGTGCGATTTGACAGCAGGCAAACAGGGTGCTTGCGGTATCGATATGGCGACCCATCAAGGCAAGTGGTCTCTTCTCACATGCGTCATGGGCGCAGCTGCTCACGCTACACACGCACACCACATTGTTGAATATTTGATCAAGAAGTATGGGGAAGACCACCCAATTGATGTCGGCAGCGAAATCGGTGTTGAGGCGCCGCTTATACGTCTCATAGCCGGCATAAAACCGAAGAAGCTCGGAGATCTCAAGGAGGTCCTCACCTATCTTGACAACCAAGTTACACAGCTAACCTCCGCCACAGCAACCGGTCAGGAGCAGGCTCCCGTCGACTACGAGTCTAAAGCGCTTCACGCCGGGATGCTGGACAACCTAGCGCTGGAAGTAGCTGATATTGCACAAATATCTGCACTAGGGCTGCCTAAAGGTAACTCCGATACACCACTTGTAGAGATTGGTATGGGGGCGATAGACAAGTCCAAGCCTGTAGTACTCTGCATCGGACACAACGTTGCTCCAGGAAGCGAAGTGATCAACTATCTTGAAGATAAAGGCGTATACGGCTCAGTGGAGGTAGCCGGCATCTGCTGCACCGCGCACGATCTAACTCGTTACTCAAAGAACGCCAAGATCGTTGGCCCCATATCGAGACAACTAATGTTCGTCCGAAGCGGTATCGCTGATATCCTGATAATCGATCAGGAATGCGTCCGCGCCGACGTCGTGGATGAAGCTAGAAGCGTAGGTACCAGAATCATCGCAACCTCAGATCAGGTCTGCGCCGGACTGCCCGACCTAACCGAAAAGACACCTGACGAGATAGTCAAGGCTCTACTCACAGATACACCAGCCGTCTTAGTCCGCAATCCTGTAAAGGTCGGCGAGGTGGCGGCGCGCGCCGCGATAGAGGCGGCTCCTCAACGGAAATCTGAGAAAGGATTAAAGGATGAGCAGGTGCTCGCCAACACTTCCCGCTGCTCTCTCTGTCGTGAATGCACAGAGAACTGCCCAATTAACCTCGACATAGGATACGCTGTAAACGCGGCTAAGAAGTCGAACTTAGAGCCGCTGCAGAAAATATTCCTAGAGTGCATCGGCTGCGGTCGATGCGATGAAGCCTGTCCCCAGAGTATCCCGGTGCTGTCAACGATTAACGCAGCCGCGTCGGCCAAGATCAGAGAGGAGAAGTTCACTATCCGCGTCGGCAGAGGTCCTATACGGGACACAGAGATACGGAACGTGGGTCGACCGATAGTTATGGGGGAGATCCCGGGTGTCATTGCCTTCGCAGGGTGCTCCAACTACCCTGGTGGAAACGAGGATCTAGCCAAGATGGCTGATGAGTTCGCTAAGAGGAGATACATCATCGTCGCCTCGGGATGCGCAGCATCCGACTTGGCGCGTTACCGTGACGAGAACGGGCAGACTCTCTACGAAAAGTATCCGGGTGACTTCGACGCAGGCTGCATAGTCAACACCGGCTCATGCGTCTCGAACGCACATCCAATAGGTGCCGTAATAAAAATCGCCAGCATCTTTGCGAAGCGGAATCTCCGCGGAAATTTCGAGGAGATCTCCGACTATATTCTGAACCGAATCGGCGCTGTAGCAATCGTGTGGGGCTCGCAGCATCAGAAGGCCATGGCCATTGCGACAGGTGCAAACAGACTCGGTATCCCTGTTATCCTTGGACCTCAGGGCGTCAAACACCGGAGAGCCTACCTTGGACGCAGCGAAGATGACGAGAAGTGGAGCGTCCTTAACGCAAGAGATGGAAAGAAGGTTTACGGAGGCCCGGCTCCAGAGCATCTCCTCTACGTCGCCGAAACAATCGAGGAGACCATGGTTATGGCGGCTAGGCTGGTGATGAGGCCGAACGATACCGCTAAGGGAAGGATGATCAAACTCTCAAACTACATCAATCTGCATAAACAGCTCTACGGCACAATGCCTGACGATGTTCAACGGTTCGTCAGAGCCGAGACTGATATCCCGATCACGATGAAAGAGGATGTGATACCTGTGCTGGAGGAGAGAGGCTGGAAGCCGATTGAAATCCCGGATCCGACTCTGCTTGACCGGATGGTGTTGAGGAGGGAGTAG
- a CDS encoding 2-oxoacid:acceptor oxidoreductase family protein, giving the protein MSAKILEIRWHGRGGQGVVTASQLLARSAMREGKYVQAFPEFGPERMGAPIKAYTRISDNQIKIHSGVKTPNIVIVLDPSLIGQVDIGEGLADDGLILVNSEKNPDTISRIAGLAGKKVLAIDASKIALETIGRNIVNTSIMGALVKATGVVSLDALLKEIEASFGTKLNRKVIDGNLAAAKRAYEVLN; this is encoded by the coding sequence TTGTCTGCTAAGATCTTGGAGATCCGCTGGCATGGCCGTGGAGGTCAAGGGGTCGTTACAGCTAGTCAGCTCCTCGCCCGCTCAGCTATGAGAGAAGGCAAGTACGTTCAGGCCTTTCCTGAGTTCGGACCTGAACGTATGGGTGCGCCAATCAAGGCCTATACTCGCATCAGCGATAATCAAATCAAGATTCACAGCGGTGTCAAGACACCCAACATTGTCATAGTTCTCGATCCATCCCTCATCGGTCAAGTAGACATCGGAGAAGGCTTGGCTGATGATGGGCTGATCTTGGTTAACAGCGAAAAGAACCCCGATACCATATCAAGAATCGCGGGTCTAGCAGGCAAGAAGGTTTTGGCGATTGATGCTTCGAAGATTGCGCTAGAAACCATTGGCCGCAACATTGTGAACACCAGCATAATGGGTGCACTTGTCAAGGCCACTGGAGTAGTCAGCCTCGACGCACTTCTAAAAGAGATAGAGGCATCATTCGGTACAAAGCTCAATAGGAAAGTGATTGACGGTAACCTTGCGGCAGCTAAACGCGCCTACGAGGTGTTGAATTAA
- a CDS encoding 4Fe-4S binding protein, whose product MTTERKKWRDLPIGGVIITGGNAQVYQTGNWRTKKPVIDLKRCTNCMTCWVYCPEGVILVKNGKITGVDLEHCKGCGICAVECPTKVIEMVKESKDE is encoded by the coding sequence ATGACAACAGAAAGAAAGAAGTGGCGAGACCTCCCAATCGGCGGAGTAATCATAACCGGCGGCAACGCCCAAGTATATCAGACCGGGAACTGGAGAACCAAGAAACCAGTCATCGACTTGAAACGGTGCACCAACTGCATGACCTGCTGGGTGTACTGCCCCGAAGGGGTAATACTTGTTAAGAACGGAAAGATCACAGGCGTCGATCTGGAGCACTGCAAAGGATGCGGCATATGCGCCGTTGAATGCCCCACCAAAGTCATTGAGATGGTTAAGGAGTCGAAGGACGAGTAG
- the cdhB gene encoding CO dehydrogenase/acetyl-CoA synthase complex subunit epsilon → MSAKISSYETAEIRGPKLAFNLTPENCGRMLKRSKRLLVVVGGDALKMKIDDGVDVPEVAVRLARSLGGTIVASPGVFKAFQGVSAVKLINMGLEDAVNRLKDESWKGFDGMGGYDMAVFIGGLYYFQSMMLSTLKHFAPNQKTISLDRFYHPNATFSLENLTPDKWKAGLDAMLQLLEEKK, encoded by the coding sequence ATGTCAGCCAAGATCTCATCATACGAGACAGCGGAAATCAGAGGCCCTAAGCTCGCCTTCAACCTCACCCCTGAGAACTGCGGCCGAATGCTCAAGCGATCCAAACGTCTACTGGTGGTAGTAGGCGGAGACGCATTGAAGATGAAGATCGACGACGGTGTAGATGTCCCCGAGGTGGCGGTGCGGCTGGCTAGAAGCCTAGGAGGAACGATAGTGGCCTCTCCGGGTGTCTTCAAGGCATTCCAAGGTGTTTCGGCTGTAAAGTTGATAAATATGGGACTGGAAGATGCGGTGAACAGGCTTAAGGATGAAAGCTGGAAGGGTTTTGACGGGATGGGAGGCTACGACATGGCCGTATTCATAGGCGGGCTGTACTACTTCCAGAGCATGATGCTTTCAACACTGAAGCATTTTGCTCCAAACCAGAAAACCATCTCTCTCGACCGGTTCTACCACCCTAACGCGACATTTTCGCTGGAGAACCTCACCCCTGATAAGTGGAAGGCAGGGTTAGATGCGATGCTTCAACTACTGGAGGAGAAGAAGTAA